Proteins encoded in a region of the Drosophila sechellia strain sech25 chromosome 2L, ASM438219v1, whole genome shotgun sequence genome:
- the LOC6611441 gene encoding uncharacterized protein LOC6611441 isoform X2, with the protein MTTHQLLNKNVRTMPSWVMEANDRIGPKPPPTPPNGVAGGLPKAPALPPKAKSTPEPDYETIEFSSQQYSNEPMKTTVIRTKTPDNKLKCTLCGSQNPWVTCAECAGQIFCASCDDMFHKHPKRKQHMRKAVEQGTPPIPPKAQAGGGAPPPVAPPRRSKRGLLTPFLGRKDQMLPPPSPTPSHKSLGGWRGSLGGGATPPVPPVASSSANQMNNRPLPDPPRSEGGGSSRSGTPKSVFDTIQRPPSVQLEKIKSKASATLDRMAILQQRYRQQKARQDLSANSEQHLSNGAGFEHWSNISPSPSHFRSGSMSSGLNSSHFDLSDDSQFHNSLLLQQRQAAGAQRRQMSTSVFNLNSNPRRPLAEAQNGSAWLANQRIQQAQSLAQLNCAGCQQSQQHPGWAQHPHQPHPQHQHPDQWSQFGSQQQFNNSNMSLNVGPGYMSQQHHPHYPPPVFMTQRGMMPNVYPGAPGYPMMHPGVMGMPPSAASRAASRSRYAASPTPSRKSMSLRRKRNSYVDDELTDDEDSDQDDRRSLVSNRSGMTSASRSQHHQNHIQPRQRRLSSASQLIASDELDGDQRHHKMRNRRGSIAKSVLSEWLPERRENEGTLTRNKTATDSARTSRIYSDLESEGSGARALVQAKIQQKLQEADQHKSSKKAEPKRKPEMKDENTQAAAVVQKVVTPAHEESASEYEEVVKEVTASESEAEAQTAPDPQEVPDEIGADDLGPPPSTPDHEWECEFCTFVNEPNIKICSICCKTPSKPPVQPNKSKKVEEKPQPPAEKSNNIKASSKTETKPVQKPTTKSQQPSQKSVAASSKTTHTNSTPSSKASPAVNSKSTSSIPIKTPSKSTLKTSSENESDNSLAKSLLHKESVENIWNTLDESIQAQAEQVLKKAQKVSTACGGTPPREIAAVEMGTSPPPQSISTQTYDALPLNTKQEEILPVVPDRFTTPDPNKMERRPHYRSNSQLQQESDRYRSANDLRYHDGFGLDPYSAGLVTKRPNFINELRVLQLQVSSPFDMPHETFGVKHEPARDPETEMHIILKELELYKFTVEELEAALKYCSPDTHPIQWLRENWHKLVQTVQSLSTKYGQERGENTIGTVSQNEAREALRNSGGNVWQAVADCIQQRQQKYRKLAAKGNFLRDDIVNALTAHQDIHDFLNTHALDCLQPPLAGQSPSPAQANPFDQPRTDESPVKSTYATPSPYQMEDSTLKNLEILIGNMEQNQAKQNQEVLRSIETMLDTFKGKSDLEYETDPEIMRILTKSPISTLKPSGPKEDKSTDDVKNFVWQHIQEIVPNLVQQVEQELMEKPEEESKIEVEHPKEPEPPLEPHPEPTPSVDPAVYIMEEVIKPNLREASIREEVQPSFIYATEIANFKLEFDRGTERWHEAEWESCDLTDAERIVYKCYMAPKEEPKEEVEQAAAESSVNSLPTAKTQEEAAPEVSIEAQKIENTEVTEPETLTRKETVNEELGQQGKLETPLVNTSEKINQAVPQSANESDKRISIENNFQSKQNVAEVQVQSDDQPSTSREANRRAKRSQQSRKGRSREQSQKPTNRTKLPYNIDQKVNESKTAAKETEAVKDQSAAESNIQPVVAASDPKTLTPPKILSEGTNSNSFDLSIQNQSAVETMENVPSTEINDNVSIEVISNQSEEVPAIPDLGSTKAISKPTANPIEEIKSVQNITIASEQAEEPQKPENHSEVSETTEAIQIPREEASTEIVSPPNEEQSESLISQEVNVQDTSSIISSPTTDVSPKVDITPSTSSISNEQKQSPKRLSKIPVRTLSSSSLRSESRSSNRTPTANDEIEREETTSQDVPIGDTASSPKSEESSDNQAVNLVSHETQSEKNTNIVQEPPVQPLGLELEEHSQNATPIAVSPTDSDEVFEDAPEFSGSDGTRPHDETASDTELYSLDSDGQRAETKSPEDEVVLLLDEESQLESSIAQSESNASLGSHSSESETSKVVLKEFVPSGDPSKQNLSELVEDTQRLIKQMRDEISMDEFESTDEDEYSDEYSDEYDEGEEEEWYDSEGEEEGDFDGEEGNTYNEHASYIEEASTGDEGTEIEDIMEEDEDLADEEEPLHSQIPLDIEPVISPALSVTPTNQETDTIAHTEVVSSTGTRLETELPNPPVESILPSQSVQEDIKVEALPIQSPPPIADSETRPAEQPVELVLEIPSEVEPTPVEVDPVEEPTAMPITPAPPIVDSESRPVEPPVETVLEEPKKVTPSMKGKTANSGTASKGPSTSSKTKTNKTTVSKIPKPTNEPTNKSNSTPLNKKVPLRSKSFSAPMGISSVKRIQEVYLQKQSSSIAASRVPLKSSPVTKKSINDAISRFNSNQADGPSTSGAAAAAAALLKPRSQPRIPKKKYHETCFSDDDYETSATEEEQEEPNLAEPQKAEQLKRKMSMPVFRAYPSVQEPVIEDPAILARKYVDQELVTNIAEAQIAATLVSMKFSEDVALWAARECSDLDQAIGMLQQECELCMNSYPMNQMVSMLKCLHKCCKQCAKSYFTVQITDRSINDCSCPFCKLPELSNEAQHEDEHLEYFSNLDIFLKSILDNDVHELFQRKLRDRSLLQDPNFKWCIQCSSGFFARPKQKRLICPDCGSVTCAQCRKPWERQHEGSSCEAYLEWKRENDPELQAQGVQEHLAQNGIDCPKCKFRYSLARGGCMHFTCTQCKFEFCYGCARPFMMGAKCTVSTYCAKLGLHAHHPRNCLFYLRDKIPLQLQFLLKEQKVRFDTEPMQIKDESSSSSKARAQARCPIPLQKETPQGLVDTVCNTEVPDKHAGMCRTHYVEYLAGKVAKAGIDPLPIFDLTDCVQELRRRGIALPERGPWDTDEIYKNMCSEVIKKHIPLKSA; encoded by the exons ATGACGACCCACCAGTTGCTAAACAAGAATGTTCGCACCATGCCCTCCTGGGTG ATGGAGGCAAATGACCGCATTGGGCCCAAACCGCCACCCACGCCACCAAACGGTGTGGCTGGCGGTCTTCCCAAGGCGCCTGCTCTGCCGCCCAAGGCGAAGAGTACACCCGAGCCGGACTACGAGACCATCGAGTTCTCCAGCCAGCAGTACTCCAACGAACCGATGAAGACCACAGTGATTAGAACCAAGACACCAG ATAACAAACTAAAGTGCACCTTGTGCGGTTCCCAGAATCCGTGGGTAACCTGTGCCGAGTGCGCCGGCCAGATCTTCTGCGCCTCCTGCGACGACATGTTCCACAAGCATCCCAAACGTAAGCAGCACATGAGAAAG GCTGTGGAGCAGGGCACACCGCCGATTCCGCCAAAGGCACAGGCCGGTGGTGGGGCACCACCACCAGTGGCACCTCCGCGACGCAGCAAACGAGGCCTGTTGACACCGTTTCTGGGCCGCAAGGATCAG ATGCTGCCGCCGCCCTCGCCCACGCCCTCGCACAAGTCGCTGGGCGGCTGGCGGGGATCGCTCGGTGGcggggccacgcccccagTGCCTCCAGTTGCCAGCAGCTCAGCCAATCAGATGAACAACCGACCACTGCCCGATCCACCGCGCAGCGAGGGCGGGGGTTCTTCCAGATCGGGCACCCCCAAGTCCGTGTTCGACACCATCCAGCGACCGCCGTCGGTGCAGCTGGAGAAGATCAAGAGCAAGGCCAGCGCCACCCTGGACCGCATGGCCATTCTGCAGCAGCGGTACCGCCAACAGAAGGCTCGCCAGGATCTGAGCGCCAACAGCGAACAG CATTTGTCGAATGGAGCCGGCTTCGAGCACTGGTCAAACATTTCACCATCGCCCTCGCATTTTCGTTCCGGCAGCATGTCATCCGGTCTGAACTCATCCCATTTCGATCTCTCGGATGACTCACAATTTCACAATTCCTTGCTGCTCCAACAACGACAGGCGGCCGGCGCCCAGCGGCGGCAGATGAGCACCTCGGTGTTCAATCTCAACTCAAATCCACGTCGACCACTGGCCGAGGCCCAGAACGGAAGTGCCTGGCTCGCCAATCAGCGCATCCAGCAG GCCCAATCTCTGGCGCAGCTAAACTGCGCTGGATGTCAGCAGAGCCAGCAGCATCCTGGCTGGGCACAGCATCCGCACCAACCACATCCTCAACACCAGCATCCTGATCAGTGGTCACAGTTCGGCTCCCAACAGCAGTTCAACAACTCCAATATGTCCCTGAACGTTGGACCGGGTTACATGTCGCAGCAACATCATCCACATTATCCGCCGCCGGTGTTTATGACCCAGCGCGGTATGATGCCCAATGTGTATCCAGGAGCACCCGGCTATCCCATGATGCATCCAG GTGTCATGGGAATGCCACCTTCAGCTGCCTCCAGAGCTGCATCCCGTTCCCGGTACGCTGCATCACCAACACCCAGCCGCAAATCGATGTCCTTGCGTCGCAAGCGCAATAGCTACGTGGATGACGAACTTACGGATGACGAGGACTCCGACCAGGATGACCGCAGATCCTTGGTGTCCAATCGCTCGGGCATGACCAGTGCCTCGCGCTCCCAGCACCACCAAAACCACATCCAGCCGCGCCAAAGGCGCCTGTCCAGTGCCTCCCAACTCATAGCCAGCGATGAATTAGATGGCGATCAGAGGCATCACAAGATGCGGAATCGTCGGGGATCCATTGCCAAGTCCGTGCTGAGTGAGTGGCTACCGGAGCGACGCGAAAATGAGGGAACCCTTACCAGAAACAAAACAGCAACGGACTCGGCCAGAACCAGTCGCATTTACTCCGATCTGGAGTCTGAGGGATCGGGTGCTCGGGCCTTGGTACAAGCTAAGATTCAGCAAAAGCTCCAAGAAGCCGATCAGCACAAATCCTCAAAGAAGGCTGAGCCAAAACGCAAGCCGGAGATGAAAGACGAGAATACACAGGCTGCGGCGGTGGTGCAGAAGGTGGTGACGCCAGCCCATGAGGAGAGTGCCTCGGAATACGAGGAAGTGGTCAAAGAGGTAACCGCATCGGAGAGTGAGGCTGAGGCTCAAACAGCACCCGATCCACAAGAAGTTCCTGACGAGATTGGTGCAGATGACCTCGGTCCACCACCTTCCACCCCAGACCACGAATGGGAATGCGAGTTCTGCACGTTTGTGAACGAGCCCAACATCAAGATCTGCTCCATATGCTGCAAGACGCCCAGCAAACCTCCAGTGCAGCCCAACAAGTCCAAAAAGGTAGAGGAAAAACCACAGCCTCCAGCTGAAAAGTCAAATAATATCAAGGCGTCTTCCAAGACGGAAACGAAGCCTGTACAAAAGCCTACAACAAAGAGCCAACAACCTAGTCAGAAATCCGTTGCTGCTTCGTCAAAGACAACTCATACCAACTCCACACCTAGCTCAAAAGCGTCGCCAGCTGTAAACTCCAAGAGCACCTCCAGTATTCCCATCAAGACACCATCGAAATCCACACTGAAAACTTCGTCGGAAAATGAATCTGATAACTCGCTGGCCAAGAGTCTTCTGCACAAAG AGTCCGTTGAAAACATTTGGAATACTCTGGATGAGAGCATTCAGGCGCAGGCGGAGCAGGTACTCAAGAAGGCTCAAAAGGTCTCCACGGCCTGTGGTGGAACTCCTCCCCGTGAAATAGCGGCCGTGGAAATGGGAACCTCACCGCCTCCTCAGAGCATTTCCACGCAGACCTACGACGCTCTGCCCTTAAACACAAAGCAAGAGGAGATCCTCCCCGTTGTTCCTGACCGCTTCACGACTCCAGATCCAAATAAGATGGAGCGACGTCCGCACTATCGCAGCAATTCTCAGCTGCAGCAGGAGAGTGACCGATATCGGAGTGCAAACGACCTGCGGTATCACGACGGCTTTGGATTGGATCCCTATAGTGCCGGTCTGGTCACCAAAAGACCCAATTTCATAAACGAGCTCCGCGTGCTCCAGCTT CAAGTATCTTCACCTTTCGATATGCCGCATGAGACATTCGGAGTCAAGCACGAGCCTGCCAGAGATCCCGAAACGGAAATGCACATCATACTAAAAGAACTGGAGCTGTACAAGTTCACGGTGGAGGAACTGGAAGCGGCCCTAAAATACTGCTCCCCGGACACTCATCCCATTCAGTGGCTTCGCGAAAACTGGCACAAGCTGGTGCAGACCGTGCAGAGTTTGTCCACCAAGTACGGACAGGAGAGGGGTGAAAACACGATCGGAACTGTGTCCCAAAACGAGGCACGCGAGGCATTGCGCAACTCAGGGGGAAATGTGTGGCAGGCGGTGGCGGACTGCATCCAACAGAGGCAGCAGAAGTACAGGAAACTGGCGGCCAAGGGAAACTTCCTGCGGGACGACATTGTAAACGCGCTGACTGCGCACCAAG ATATCCATGACTTCTTGAACACACACGCCTTGGACTGCCTGCAGCCTCCATTGGCTGGGCAGAGTCCCAGCCCCGCCCAAGCCAATCCTTTCGACCAACCCCGCACCGACGAGAGCCCCGTCAAATCCACCTATGCCACACCCAGTCCCTATCAGATGGAGGACAGCACCCTGAAGAACCTGGAGATACTCATCGGCAACATGGAACAGAACCAGGCCAAGCAGAATCAGGAGGTTCTACGTTCCATCGAGACCATGCTGGACACATTCAAGGGCAAGTCGGATCTGGAGTACGAAACGGATCCGGAGATAATGCGTATCCTAACAAAGAGCCCCATTAGCACGTTGAAGCCATCTGGACCAAAAGAGGATAAGTCCACCGATGATGTGAAGAACTTTGTATGGCAACACATTCAGGAAATTGTGCCCAACCTGGTGCAACAGGTCGAACAAGAGCTCATGGAGAAACCGGAAGAGGAATCTAAAATTGAGGTAGAACATCCAAAGGAGCCTGAACCTCCACTCGAACCTCATCCTGAGCCCACACCAAGTGTCGATCCTGCTGTCTATATCATGGAGGAAGTCATAAAGCCCAATTTAAGGGAAGCAAGCATACGTGAAGAGGTTCAACCCAGTTTTATCTATGCCACTGAAATAGCCAACTTCAAGTTGGAATTTGATCGTGGCACTGAACGATGGCACGAGGCGGAATGGGAAAGCTGCGATCTTACGGATGCAGAACGCATAGTATACAAATGCTATATGGCTCCCAAAGAGGAACCCAAGGAGGAGGTTGAACAGGCAGCGGCTGAGAGTTCCGTCAATTCGCTTCCAACAGCAAAAACACAAGAAGAAGCTGCCCCAGAAGTATCCATTGAAGCTCAAAAGATTGAAAATACAGAAGTTACAGAACCAGAAACACTAACAAGAAAAGAGACCGTTAATGAGGAACTTGGCCAGCAGGGAAAACTAGAAACACCATTAGTAAATACGAGTGAGAAAATTAATCAAGCAGTTCCGCAGTCAGCCAATGAAAGTGACAAAAGAAtatcaattgaaaataattttcaaagtAAGCAGAATGTGGCAGAAGTACAAGTCCAGTCGGATGACCAGCCAAGCACAAGTAGAGAAGCCAACCGAAGAGCTAAGAGATCCCAGCAATCAAGAAAAGGTAGATCACGTGAGCAAagccaaaaaccaacaaatcGTACAAAGCTACCATACAATATCGATCAGAAAGTAAATGAGTCAAAAACAGCAGCTAAGGAAACAGAAGCAGTCAAAGATCAGAGTGCTGCTGAAAGTAATATACAGCCAGTTGTTGCTGCATCTGATCCTAAAACTCTCACACCCCCTAAAATACTATCTGAAGGAACAAATAGCAACTCTTTCGACTTATCCATTCAAAATCAGAGTGCGGTTGAAACTATGGAAAACGTACCTTCTACCGAAATAAACGATAATGTGTCGATAGAGGTAATCTCAAATCAATCCGAAGAAGTTCCAGCGATTCCGGATTTGGGAAGCACGAAGGCCATATCTAAACCCACTGCAAACCCAATCGAAGAAATTAAGTCCGTACAAAACATAACAATTGCTTCAGAACAAGCTGAAGAGCCTCAAAAACCAGAAAACCATAGCGAAGTATCTGAAACTACAGAGGCAATTCAAATCCCTCGAGAAGAAGCAAGCACTGAAATAGTCAGCCCTCCAAACGAGGAACAATCTGAATCTTTAATATCACAGGAAGTTAATGTACAAGACACATCATCCATCATATCTTCTCCAACTACTGACGTCAGTCCAAAAGTCGACATAACGCCTAGTACCTCATCAATATCTAACGAACAAAAGCAAAGTCCTAAGCGTCTTTCAAAGATTCCCGTAAGAACcctgagcagcagcagtctTCGCAGTGAGAGTCGGTCCAGCAATCGGACTCCAACGGCCAATGATGAGATCGAAAGGGAAGAAACTACGTCACAAGATGTACCCATTGGGGATACAGCCAGTTCTCCAAAATCCGAAGAGTCGTCCGACAACCAGGCGGTTAATCTCGTGAGCCATGAAACTCAGTCCGAAAAGAATACAAACATTGTTCAAGAACCTCCCGTCCAGCCTTTAGGCTTGGAGCTGGAAGAACATAGTCAGAATGCAACTCCTATAGCTGTCAGTCCCACAGACTCGGACGAAGTATTCGAAGATGCTCCCGAGTTCAGCGGTAGCGATGGAACCAGACCCCATGATGAAACCGCTTCCGATACAGAGCTTTATAGCCTTGATAGCGATGGGCAGCGTGCTGAAACCAAATCCCCAGAGGACGAAGTCGTACTCTTGCTGGATGAGGAATCCCAGCTGGAATCTTCGATAGCCCAGTCCGAAAGCAACGCAAGTCTTGGTTCCCACTCAAGTGAATCCGAGACGTCCAAAGTTGTGCTGAAGGAGTTTGTTCCCTCTGGAGATCCGTCCAAACAGAACCTAAGCGAACTGGTTGAGGACACTCAACGTTTGATCAAGCAGATGCGCGATGAGATCAGCATGGATGAGTTCGAGTCCACCGATGAGGATGAATACTCCGATGAATACTCGGATGAGTATGACGAAGGGGAAGAGGAGGAGTGGTACGACAGCGAAGGAGAAGAGGAGGGCGACTTCGATGGTGAGGAGGGCAATACCTATAACGAGCACGCATCCTACATCGAGGAGGCCTCCACTGGTGACGAAGGCACCGAAATCGAGGACATAatggaggaggacgaggatcTGGCTGATGAGGAAGAGCCACTGCACTCACAAATTCCACTAGACATTGAACCAGTCATATCGCCTGCTCTATCAGTCACACCCACCAACCAAGAAACTGATACGATCGCACACACTGAGGTTGTTTCCTCCACAGGAACAAGGCTGGAAACAGAGTTGCCGAATCCCCCCGTAGAATCCATCTTGCCTTCTCAGAGTGTTCAGGAGGATATCAAGGTGGAAGCGCTTCCTATTCAGTCCCCTCCCCCCATAGCTGACTCCGAAACTCGACCTGCAGAGCAACCAGTTGAGCTTGTTCTAGAAATCCCTTCAGAAGTTGAGCCTACTCCCGTTGAAGTGGATCCCGTTGAAGAGCCCACTGCCATGCCCATAACACCTGCGCCACCCATTGTTGATTCCGAATCGCGACCCGTGGAGCCGCCTGTTGAAACAGTACTGGAAGAACCTAAAAAGGTAACCCCGAGCATGAAAGGCAAGACTGCAAACAGCGGGACTGCCTCCAAAGGTCCCTCCACATCAAGTAAGACTAAAACAAACAAGACCACAGTCAGTAAGATTCCCAAGCCCACCAATGAACCCACTAACAAATCGAATAGCACCCCCTTGAACAAGAAGGTTCCGCTGCGCTCCAAGTCCTTTTCGGCACCCATGGGCATTTCATCCGTGAAGCGAATCCAAGAGGTCTACCTCCAGAAGCAGAGCTCATCGATTGCGGCCAGCCGAGTTCCGCTCAAGAGCAGTCCCGTCACCAAGAAGTCAATCAACGATGCCATCAGCAGGTTTAACTCCAACCAGGCCGATGGACCCAGCACCAGTGGAGCAGCGGCGGCTGCAGCGGCATTGTTGAAACCTCGATCCCAACCTCGAATCCCCAAGAAGAAGTACCATGAGACCTGCTTCTCTGACGATGACTACGAGACCTCGGCcacggaggaggagcaggaggaacCCAACCTGGCCGAGCCCCAAAAAGCAGAACAACTGAAGCGTAAGATGAGTATGCCCGTTTTTCGGGCATATCCTAGTGTTCAAGAGCCGGTAATCGAGGATCCAGCG ATCCTTGCCCGCAAGTACGTTGATCAGGAGCTGGTGACCAATATCGCAGAGGCCCAGATAGCCGCCACCTTGGTGAGCATGAAGTTCTCGGAGGACGTGGCTCTGTGGGCGGCGAGGGAGTGCTCCGATCTGGACCAGGCCATTGGCATGCTCCAGCAGGAGTGCGAGCTTTGCATGAACAGCTATCCCATGAATCAGATGGTGTCCATGTTGAAGTGTCTACACAAATGCTGCAAGCAGTGTGCCAAGAGCTACTTTACAGTTCAG ATAACCGATCGCAGTATCAACGATTGCAGTTGCCCGTTCTGCAAACTGCCCGAGTTGAGCAACGAGGCTCAGCACGAGGATGAACACCTCGAGTACTTCTCCAACCTGGACATCTTCCTGAAGAGCATCCTGGACAACGATGTGCACGAACTGTTTCAGCGTAAGTTGCGAGATCGCTCGCTGCTGCAGGACCCCAACTTCAAGTGGTGCATCCAGTGCTCCTCCGGATTCTTCGCCCGGCCCAAGCAGAAGCGATTGATCTGTCCGGACTGTGGATCCGTTACCTGTGCCCAGTGCCGGAAGCCCTGGGAGCGCCAGCACGAGGGCAGCAGCTGCGAAGCCTATCTGGAGTGGAAGCGCGAAAACGATCCCGAGCTGCAGGCCCAGGGTGTCCAGGAGCATTTGGCCCAAAACGGCATCGACTGTCCTAAGTGCAAGTTCCGATACTCGCTGGCCAG AGGCGGATGCATGCATTTCACCTGCACCCAGTGCAAATTCGAGTTCTGCTACGGATGTGCCCGGCCCTTCATGATGGGCGCTAAGTGCACTGTGTCCACATACTGTGCCAAGCTCGGTCTGCATGCCCATCATCCGCGCAACTGCCTGTTCTACCTTAGGGATAAAATTCCCCTGCAGTTGCAGTTCCTGCTCAAGGAGCAGAAGGTCAGGTTCGACACGGAGCCCATGCAGATCAAGGACGAGTCCAGCAGTTCGTCCAAGGCTCGTGCCCAGGCCCGCTGTCCCATCCCACTGCAAAAGGAGACGCCGCAAGGACTAGTCGACACAGTGTGCAACACGGAAGTTCCTGACAAGCACGCTGGCATGTGTCG CACCCACTACGTAGAGTATTTGGCTGGCAAGGTTGCCAAGGCTGGCATCGATCCACTGCCCATCTTCGATCTGACGGATTGCGTCCAGGAGCTGCGGAGGCGAGGCATCGCTCTGCCGGAGAGGGGACCCTGGGACACCGACGAGATCTACAAGAACATGTGCTCCGAG GTAATCAAAAAGCATATACCACTGAAATCGGCATGA